From one Candidatus Methylomirabilota bacterium genomic stretch:
- a CDS encoding mannosyltransferase family protein gives MSVSASARLRKPRAPSTLATARAWVTATADRLGLCRSLGYFALTRLSLFIVAACAIRIVPAGIQSPTEVYLGQSLSIATWVRWDSWWYLNVVERGYWFDPTGKSNVAFFPLFPLTIKALTAVTGNQVVAGLLIANLAAVGGVIAFWVWVRDQAGPVAAERAVLWLLVFPFSFFFHSIYAESLFFLLATLAFIAAGRKRWPLAGLWGGLAAATRPMGVLLFPAFAWPLYRRWRAGHDVEMKDVLGVCLVPAGLAAYAVYLWLAFGNPLAFWDAHANGWNVRFHWDLAGYWRETYWILTRGPRIQAYTRLLDSLRVVLPLVFIALTVKVFHRLGSTAGIYTAATVFVGVLFAPESVGRELLAAVPAFAAAGIADRDGSLAEGLRLLSFGLLVVFLFAFATAHFVG, from the coding sequence ATGTCCGTTTCCGCGAGTGCTCGCCTCCGCAAGCCCCGAGCCCCGTCCACGCTCGCGACCGCGCGCGCCTGGGTCACGGCCACCGCCGATCGCCTGGGCTTGTGCCGCTCGCTGGGTTACTTCGCGCTGACCCGCCTGTCGCTCTTCATCGTGGCGGCCTGCGCAATCCGTATCGTCCCGGCCGGCATCCAGTCCCCGACCGAGGTGTACCTGGGCCAGAGCCTCTCGATCGCGACCTGGGTGCGGTGGGACTCCTGGTGGTACCTGAACGTCGTCGAGCGCGGGTACTGGTTCGATCCGACCGGCAAGTCGAACGTGGCCTTCTTCCCGCTTTTCCCCCTGACCATCAAGGCGCTCACGGCGGTGACCGGCAACCAGGTCGTGGCCGGACTGCTCATCGCGAACCTGGCGGCGGTGGGCGGAGTGATCGCGTTCTGGGTCTGGGTGCGAGACCAGGCCGGCCCCGTCGCGGCCGAGCGGGCGGTGCTGTGGCTTCTGGTCTTTCCCTTCTCCTTCTTCTTCCACAGCATCTACGCGGAGTCGCTCTTCTTCCTGCTGGCGACCCTGGCCTTCATCGCGGCGGGCCGGAAGCGCTGGCCACTGGCCGGCCTGTGGGGGGGGCTGGCGGCCGCCACCCGGCCGATGGGCGTCCTGCTGTTCCCGGCGTTCGCCTGGCCGCTCTACCGGCGCTGGCGAGCGGGCCACGACGTCGAGATGAAGGACGTGCTCGGCGTGTGCCTGGTGCCGGCTGGTCTGGCTGCCTACGCGGTGTACCTGTGGTTGGCCTTCGGGAACCCGCTGGCATTCTGGGACGCGCACGCCAACGGCTGGAACGTGCGCTTTCACTGGGACCTGGCCGGCTACTGGCGGGAGACCTACTGGATCCTCACCCGGGGTCCCCGCATCCAGGCCTACACGCGGCTCCTCGACTCGCTCCGCGTCGTCCTGCCGCTGGTCTTCATCGCACTGACGGTGAAGGTCTTCCACCGGCTCGGCTCGACGGCCGGGATCTACACGGCCGCCACCGTCTTCGTCGGCGTTCTGTTCGCGCCGGAGAGCGTGGGGCGCGAGCTCCTGGCCGCCGTCCCGGCCTTCGCCGCCGCCGGCATCGCGGATCGCGATGGCAGCCTGGCCGAGGGTCTGCGGCTGCTGTCCTTCGGGCTCCTGGTGGTCTTCCTCTTCGCGTTCGCGACCGCGCACTTCGTGGGTTAG
- a CDS encoding Gfo/Idh/MocA family oxidoreductase, producing MKRAEKRMRAGVVGAGHMGQYHTLVYAELWDVDLVGLVDLDPSTVARLAAQYDTQGFTDYRELFGKVDVVSIAVPTPLHFEVARACMEAGIHVLVEKPLSPTLEEARELFRIARQQNVVLHVGHVERFNGAVQELRKIVVSPILVESRRLGPFVPRVQHDTVIMDLMIHDIDIVLGLVDADIQEITAAGARVQSTHPDVANVQMLFANGTLANITASRATEQKIRTLAITQPDAYIFLNYTDQDIQIHRRAASEYILNRESIRYRQESFVEHLFVHKENPLKLEILHLLNAVREAQRTGRVDLSEYDDVRSLAVALAIERMIREESVHLRWPPR from the coding sequence GTGAAGAGAGCGGAAAAGCGGATGCGAGCGGGAGTGGTCGGGGCCGGCCACATGGGGCAGTACCACACCCTCGTCTATGCCGAGCTGTGGGATGTCGACCTGGTCGGCCTGGTGGACCTCGACCCCAGCACGGTGGCCCGGCTGGCAGCTCAGTACGACACCCAGGGGTTCACCGACTACCGGGAGCTCTTCGGCAAGGTCGACGTTGTCTCCATCGCCGTCCCGACGCCCCTTCACTTCGAGGTGGCGCGTGCCTGCATGGAGGCCGGCATCCACGTGCTGGTGGAAAAGCCGCTGAGCCCCACGCTGGAAGAGGCGCGCGAGCTGTTCCGGATCGCCCGGCAGCAAAACGTCGTCCTCCACGTTGGGCACGTGGAGCGATTCAACGGGGCCGTCCAGGAGCTCCGGAAGATCGTCGTCAGTCCGATCCTGGTCGAGTCCCGTCGCCTGGGCCCGTTCGTCCCGCGGGTCCAGCACGACACCGTGATCATGGACCTGATGATCCACGACATCGACATCGTGCTCGGCCTGGTGGACGCCGACATTCAGGAGATCACCGCGGCCGGGGCCCGGGTGCAGTCGACACACCCCGACGTGGCGAACGTCCAGATGCTGTTCGCCAACGGCACGCTGGCCAACATCACCGCCAGCCGAGCCACCGAGCAGAAGATCCGCACGCTGGCCATCACCCAGCCGGACGCCTATATCTTCCTGAATTACACCGACCAGGACATCCAGATTCACCGGCGGGCCGCCTCCGAATACATCCTGAACCGAGAGTCCATCCGGTATCGGCAGGAATCCTTCGTGGAGCACCTCTTCGTGCACAAGGAGAACCCGCTCAAGCTCGAGATCCTCCACTTGCTGAACGCTGTCCGCGAGGCTCAGCGGACGGGGCGGGTGGACCTCAGCGAATACGACGACGTCCGCTCCCTCGCCGTCGCCCTGGCGATCGAGCGCATGATCCGGGAGGAAAGCGTCCACCTCCGCTGGCCGCCCCGCTAG
- a CDS encoding glycosyltransferase has translation MRRFRVLHLIANRWWTGSADPALGLAHSLRGRGHDVAFACIRGDALEARALAVGLVPVDSLSLERTARPWVLLRDVRALRRLLRARRIEIVHAHLSHDHWLAAVAARGLPVVLVRTVHHRRAIRRGPALRWLFRRTGAVLAASEAIAEAAWGAGLLRARPTVVPGAVDVGRFSPRADSRPVRAELQLGTRPVVGSVARLVPGRGHDVLLRAAGRLRARFPALRVLLVGRGEGRPAVERLVRDLALEEVVIFAGYRDADLPQVLAAMDCFALLGGGAEESGRAVIEAMAAERPVVVGRFGAMPETVVDGETGWLVDPQPEAVMERLAAVFADPGRARAMGAAGRQRVLARFTPERRAVAVEEAYARALTGSA, from the coding sequence ATGAGACGGTTTCGGGTGCTCCACCTGATCGCCAACCGCTGGTGGACGGGGAGCGCGGACCCCGCACTCGGTCTCGCCCACAGCCTGCGGGGGCGCGGGCACGACGTCGCGTTCGCCTGCATCCGCGGCGACGCCCTCGAGGCCCGGGCGCTCGCCGTGGGTCTGGTGCCGGTGGACAGCCTGTCGCTCGAGCGCACCGCGCGTCCCTGGGTTCTCCTGCGCGACGTCCGCGCGCTGCGCCGGCTCCTCCGCGCGCGCCGGATCGAGATCGTCCACGCCCACCTGAGCCACGACCACTGGCTGGCGGCCGTGGCCGCCCGGGGTCTCCCGGTCGTCCTGGTGCGGACCGTCCATCACCGTCGCGCGATCCGCCGGGGTCCGGCGCTCCGGTGGCTCTTCCGACGGACGGGCGCGGTCCTGGCCGCCAGCGAGGCCATCGCCGAGGCGGCCTGGGGAGCCGGGCTCCTCCGCGCGCGTCCGACCGTGGTGCCGGGCGCGGTCGACGTCGGCCGCTTCTCCCCCCGGGCCGACAGCCGGCCCGTGCGGGCCGAGCTCCAGCTCGGCACCCGCCCCGTGGTGGGCTCGGTCGCGCGCCTCGTCCCCGGACGCGGCCACGACGTCCTGCTCCGCGCCGCCGGTCGGCTGCGTGCGCGGTTCCCGGCCCTCCGGGTCCTGCTCGTCGGGCGAGGGGAGGGGCGGCCCGCGGTGGAACGGCTGGTGCGTGACCTCGCACTCGAGGAGGTCGTGATCTTCGCCGGGTACCGTGACGCCGATCTGCCGCAGGTGCTGGCAGCGATGGACTGCTTCGCGCTCCTCGGGGGCGGCGCGGAGGAGTCAGGGCGGGCGGTCATCGAGGCGATGGCGGCGGAGCGACCGGTCGTCGTCGGCCGGTTCGGCGCGATGCCCGAGACCGTGGTGGACGGGGAGACGGGCTGGCTGGTCGATCCGCAGCCGGAGGCGGTGATGGAGCGCCTGGCGGCGGTCTTCGCCGATCCCGGGCGGGCCCGGGCGATGGGCGCCGCGGGGCGTCAGCGAGTGCTGGCGCGATTCACGCCGGAGCGCCGCGCGGTCGCCGTCGAGGAGGCATATGCCCGCGCCCTGACCGGGAGCGCCTGA
- the lpxB gene encoding lipid-A-disaccharide synthase, with product MSESAGISRPIDVLLVAGEASGDLHGATLARALVSLAPGIRLAGMGGARMGAAGVRLLHGIDRAAVVGVTEVLGRLPALLRILRDLRRCLRERRPSVLVLIDFPDFNLRLARHARTLGIPVVYFIPPQVWAWRRGRLRVMARDVTRVLAVFPFEVGFYREAGVPVEFVGHPILDVLPPLDREAARRGLAAAEPLIGLLPGSRVEEVRRHLPLLLHAAAAIRDRVPAARVVLALAPTIAPAVAKALVRDSRVDVRILPGEAYRVMAGADLLLVASGTATLEAACYGTPMVVVYRLSRVSYVLARLLVRGVRHISLPNIIAGRGAVPELIQGQATPARVARAGLALLADEAERAAQQAALHDVRVRLGDAGAGERAARAVLRESSLAVPG from the coding sequence TTGTCGGAGTCGGCGGGGATCTCCCGACCGATTGACGTCCTGCTGGTCGCCGGGGAAGCCTCCGGCGATCTTCACGGCGCGACGCTGGCGCGCGCCCTCGTGAGCCTCGCCCCGGGGATCCGCCTGGCGGGAATGGGCGGTGCCCGCATGGGCGCCGCCGGGGTGCGCCTCCTGCACGGGATCGACCGGGCGGCGGTCGTCGGCGTCACCGAGGTGCTGGGCCGGCTTCCCGCGCTCCTCCGCATCTTGCGCGACCTTCGACGGTGCCTCCGGGAACGCCGCCCGAGCGTCCTCGTGCTGATCGACTTCCCCGATTTCAATCTCCGCCTGGCCCGCCACGCCCGCACCCTCGGCATCCCGGTCGTCTACTTCATCCCTCCCCAGGTCTGGGCCTGGCGCCGGGGCCGGCTGCGGGTCATGGCCCGCGACGTGACGCGCGTCCTCGCGGTGTTCCCGTTCGAGGTCGGCTTCTATCGCGAGGCCGGGGTCCCCGTGGAGTTCGTCGGCCACCCGATCCTCGACGTGCTGCCACCCCTGGATCGCGAGGCGGCGCGCCGGGGCCTGGCGGCCGCCGAGCCCCTGATCGGGCTTCTTCCCGGGAGCCGGGTCGAGGAGGTGCGACGCCACCTGCCGCTGCTCCTTCATGCCGCCGCCGCCATCCGAGACCGCGTGCCCGCCGCCCGGGTCGTCCTGGCGCTCGCTCCTACGATCGCGCCGGCCGTCGCGAAGGCGCTGGTGCGAGACTCGCGGGTGGATGTCCGGATCCTGCCGGGCGAGGCCTATCGCGTGATGGCAGGTGCCGATCTGCTGCTGGTCGCCTCCGGAACGGCGACACTCGAAGCCGCCTGCTACGGGACCCCGATGGTCGTGGTCTACCGCCTCTCGCGGGTCTCGTACGTCCTGGCGCGGCTGCTCGTCCGCGGCGTTCGGCACATCAGCCTGCCCAACATCATCGCCGGGCGCGGCGCGGTCCCCGAGTTGATCCAGGGACAAGCCACGCCTGCCCGGGTAGCGCGGGCCGGGCTGGCGCTCCTCGCTGACGAGGCCGAGCGCGCGGCGCAGCAGGCCGCTCTCCACGACGTCCGCGTGCGACTCGGAGACGCGGGGGCCGGCGAGCGGGCGGCGCGGGCGGTCCTGCGGGAGAGCAGCCTTGCCGTCCCGGGGTGA
- the waaF gene encoding lipopolysaccharide heptosyltransferase II, with product MSRSVAPIPVGEIRRALVRCPNWLGDTVMALPTIHALRDALPRAELWGLGPWVPAVLATEPALNRLLPYPRRWADRWALTRELRQADLDLALLLPNSFESALGAWLAGARRRVGYSGDGRAALLTHPVPPSAERCHQVAEYLALLRPLGLAPRMTAPTLAVAPTHRDEARRLLREVGVRSRDRPVAIQLGAAFGPSKLWPAERLAALASRLEADGTPVVFLGSPEAAALLAAVEHAMAAPPRTLVGRDHVALLPALLAEFAVLVTPDSGPAHLGAAVGVPVVALFGPTDPRRSAPLGSRHLALWRPPPCAPCYQPHCPIDHRCVRAITVDEVRRAVHERLQVDPRAPA from the coding sequence GTGAGCCGATCCGTCGCACCGATCCCGGTCGGCGAGATCCGGCGGGCCCTGGTCCGCTGCCCGAACTGGCTGGGCGACACGGTGATGGCGCTGCCGACCATCCACGCGCTGCGCGACGCCCTGCCACGGGCCGAGCTCTGGGGCCTCGGGCCCTGGGTGCCCGCCGTCCTCGCGACGGAGCCGGCCCTCAACCGCCTGCTCCCGTACCCGCGGCGCTGGGCCGACCGCTGGGCCCTCACCCGCGAGCTCCGTCAGGCCGACCTCGATCTCGCGCTACTCCTCCCGAATTCCTTCGAGAGCGCGCTCGGCGCCTGGCTGGCCGGCGCACGCCGGCGCGTCGGGTACTCGGGCGACGGTCGGGCGGCGCTGCTGACCCACCCGGTGCCGCCGTCGGCCGAGCGCTGCCACCAGGTTGCGGAGTATCTGGCCCTCCTCCGTCCGCTCGGGCTCGCGCCCCGCATGACGGCTCCCACGCTCGCCGTCGCCCCCACGCACCGGGACGAAGCCCGCCGACTCCTGCGAGAGGTCGGGGTGCGCTCCCGGGACCGTCCGGTCGCGATCCAGCTCGGCGCCGCCTTCGGTCCGTCGAAGCTCTGGCCCGCCGAGCGTCTCGCCGCGCTCGCCTCCCGTCTCGAGGCGGACGGGACGCCGGTCGTGTTCCTCGGAAGCCCGGAAGCCGCGGCGCTCCTCGCCGCCGTGGAGCACGCGATGGCGGCACCGCCCCGGACTCTGGTGGGCCGGGACCACGTCGCCCTCCTTCCCGCCCTCCTGGCGGAGTTCGCAGTGCTGGTGACGCCGGACAGCGGACCCGCACACCTGGGCGCCGCGGTGGGCGTCCCGGTCGTCGCGCTGTTCGGTCCGACCGATCCACGTCGGTCGGCGCCGCTCGGGAGCCGCCACCTCGCGCTCTGGCGGCCGCCACCCTGCGCGCCTTGCTACCAGCCGCACTGTCCCATCGACCACCGATGCGTCCGCGCCATCACCGTGGACGAGGTGAGGCGCGCGGTCCACGAGCGGCTCCAGGTCGACCCGCGCGCTCCGGCATGA
- a CDS encoding response regulator has protein sequence MKRVLVVDDDANLCEVLGEFLERDGYAVTMAHDGHAALEFLRQGGIDLVILDINMPGLGGASLVQMIRTDPEWRAVAEVPIIVVSALWDVVTFDLDVQGGFAKPVRYEQLKPKIRELIGPG, from the coding sequence GTGAAACGCGTCCTGGTCGTGGACGACGACGCCAATCTCTGCGAGGTACTCGGCGAGTTCCTCGAGCGGGACGGGTACGCGGTCACGATGGCCCACGATGGGCACGCCGCGCTCGAGTTCCTGCGGCAGGGCGGGATCGATCTGGTGATCCTGGACATCAACATGCCGGGGCTCGGCGGGGCGAGCCTGGTCCAGATGATCCGAACCGATCCGGAGTGGAGGGCCGTGGCCGAGGTGCCGATCATCGTCGTGTCGGCGCTGTGGGACGTCGTGACGTTCGATCTCGACGTCCAGGGTGGATTCGCCAAGCCGGTGAGGTACGAGCAGCTCAAGCCGAAGATCCGCGAGCTCATCGGGCCGGGGTGA
- a CDS encoding 3-deoxy-D-manno-octulosonic acid transferase translates to MYRLYSLVLVLLGLAYLPVFLVRKVWRAGYPLALRERLGGVALQPGPDRFWVHAVSVGEVMAAVPLVHALRQRWPESEVVLSTVTATGASVARTRLTETAAAFVFPVDLALATRRAVQRVRPRCFIGLETEIWPNLLRTLRAAGVPAVLANGRISDRSLRRYGWAGGLFRRVLDDIQLFAMQSEEDARRIISLGAQPERVVVTGNLKMEMPAGEGGADELWRRLLHLGPVPVWVAGSTHRGEEGPILDAYVALRARVGSLCLILAPRHPERVDEVEALARARGLAPTRRSRIEPGAPSELILLDTVGELAQLYAVADVIFVGGSLVPAGGHNVIEPALHAKPIVFGPHMANFRDAAQTLLRARGAIQVRDAGELPGALGALLADAAARRELGEAAWRAVRAHQGACERTIEALEAVLERVRRR, encoded by the coding sequence GTGTATCGGCTCTATAGCCTGGTCCTCGTCCTGCTCGGCCTCGCCTACCTCCCGGTCTTCCTCGTGCGAAAGGTCTGGCGCGCGGGCTACCCGCTGGCGCTCCGCGAGCGACTCGGCGGGGTCGCGCTCCAGCCGGGGCCCGATCGGTTCTGGGTCCACGCGGTCTCGGTCGGCGAGGTCATGGCCGCGGTGCCCCTCGTCCACGCGCTCCGCCAGCGGTGGCCCGAGAGCGAGGTCGTGCTGTCCACCGTCACCGCGACCGGCGCCAGCGTCGCCCGGACGCGCCTGACCGAGACGGCGGCGGCGTTCGTGTTCCCCGTCGATCTCGCGCTGGCCACGCGGCGCGCCGTCCAGCGGGTCCGCCCCCGTTGCTTCATCGGCCTCGAGACGGAGATCTGGCCCAACCTCCTCCGCACGCTCCGGGCGGCCGGGGTCCCGGCGGTCCTGGCCAACGGTCGGATTTCCGACCGGTCGCTCCGGCGCTACGGCTGGGCGGGCGGGCTGTTTCGCCGCGTGCTCGACGACATCCAGCTCTTCGCCATGCAGTCCGAGGAGGACGCGCGCCGCATCATCAGCCTGGGTGCCCAGCCCGAGCGCGTGGTGGTCACCGGCAACCTCAAGATGGAGATGCCGGCCGGGGAAGGGGGCGCGGATGAGCTGTGGCGGCGGCTCCTGCACCTCGGGCCGGTGCCCGTGTGGGTGGCCGGCAGCACCCATCGCGGGGAGGAGGGGCCGATCCTGGACGCGTATGTGGCGCTCCGCGCCCGGGTCGGGTCGCTCTGTCTCATCCTGGCTCCCCGCCACCCCGAGCGGGTGGACGAGGTGGAGGCTCTCGCCCGGGCCCGGGGGCTCGCGCCGACGCGGCGGAGTCGGATCGAGCCGGGCGCGCCGAGCGAGCTGATCCTGCTCGATACGGTCGGCGAGCTGGCCCAGCTCTACGCCGTCGCCGACGTGATCTTTGTCGGAGGAAGCCTGGTGCCCGCGGGCGGCCACAACGTCATCGAGCCCGCCCTCCACGCCAAGCCCATCGTCTTCGGGCCCCACATGGCCAACTTCCGCGACGCGGCCCAGACGCTCCTCCGGGCGCGAGGCGCCATCCAGGTCAGGGACGCCGGTGAGCTCCCCGGCGCGCTGGGCGCCCTCCTCGCGGACGCGGCGGCCCGGCGCGAGCTCGGGGAAGCGGCCTGGCGGGCCGTCCGCGCCCACCAGGGAGCGTGTGAGCGCACGATCGAGGCGCTCGAGGCCGTGCTCGAGCGGGTGAGGCGACGGTGA
- the lpxI gene encoding UDP-2,3-diacylglucosamine diphosphatase LpxI (LpxI, functionally equivalent to LpxH, replaces it in LPS biosynthesis in a minority of bacteria.), with protein MPESLGLVGGAGVLPALVAREARRAGWRVIAFALDDPAGFSDVVDRVVPCRVGDVGPIVDALVEEAIRHVVLAGRISKHGLFRGELLDQAARALVARSPDWTDDGLLRTATTALAALGIELLDQRRFLAAWLAPVGHAAGPALSEAARADVGCGLRIARDLGRHGIGQTVVVRNGTVVAVEAMEGTDETIRRGLALAGPGAVVVKATGPSHDYRFDVPTIGPATLALCGEGRAAALAVEADRVLLLDRERIASDAERMGISVVGVGGDLPTD; from the coding sequence ATGCCGGAGAGCCTCGGCCTCGTCGGCGGGGCGGGGGTCCTGCCCGCCCTGGTGGCCCGCGAGGCTCGTCGCGCCGGTTGGCGCGTCATCGCCTTCGCGCTCGACGATCCCGCCGGGTTCTCCGACGTGGTCGACCGGGTCGTCCCGTGCCGGGTCGGAGACGTCGGACCCATCGTCGATGCTCTCGTCGAGGAGGCCATCCGCCACGTGGTGCTGGCCGGACGCATCTCGAAGCACGGGCTCTTCCGGGGGGAGCTCCTCGACCAGGCGGCCCGGGCGCTCGTCGCGCGGAGCCCGGACTGGACGGACGACGGGCTTCTCCGGACGGCCACCACCGCGCTGGCGGCGCTGGGCATCGAGTTGCTCGACCAGCGGCGCTTTCTCGCAGCCTGGCTGGCGCCGGTCGGGCACGCCGCCGGACCGGCCTTGAGCGAAGCCGCCCGGGCCGACGTCGGGTGCGGCCTCCGGATCGCCCGCGACCTCGGCCGGCACGGCATCGGCCAGACCGTGGTCGTCCGGAACGGAACGGTCGTGGCCGTCGAGGCCATGGAGGGCACGGACGAGACGATCCGCCGGGGACTCGCGCTGGCCGGCCCGGGGGCGGTGGTGGTGAAGGCGACGGGGCCCAGCCACGACTACCGCTTCGACGTGCCGACGATCGGCCCCGCCACGCTGGCACTTTGCGGCGAGGGCCGGGCAGCCGCCCTGGCCGTGGAAGCGGATCGGGTCCTCCTCCTGGACCGCGAGCGGATCGCGAGCGACGCCGAGCGGATGGGCATCAGCGTTGTCGGAGTCGGCGGGGATCTCCCGACCGATTGA
- the lpxK gene encoding tetraacyldisaccharide 4'-kinase, with product MLSATQRARLVRAWREGLPAPWDTVLAVAALAYRAGLALRRAAYACGLRTTRTLPCRVVAIGNLTIGGTGKTPLVELIARTLSARGRRVAILSRGYGRRASDGPRLVSDGQRLVASVADGGDEPILLARRLADVPGGVPIIVDRDRFRGGAFTLRRFRPDVLLLDDGFQQMRLRKDVEVVCLDARAPWGHRGLFPRGSLREPPAALGRADLLVLTHAAGRPDLRHVETELRARAPSAPLALASYEPEAVEDLGAGTVTGVGVLRGRRVVAFAGIAVPENFAATLAELGVTPLDFVPFPDHHPYEPGDLATLEARARAVAAEVLLTTEKDAVRLPPPGTLPVWVLRVRLRLRGDAAWWAVLDAHLGTP from the coding sequence GTGCTCAGCGCGACCCAGCGGGCCCGGCTCGTGCGCGCCTGGCGCGAAGGGCTCCCGGCGCCCTGGGACACCGTGCTCGCGGTCGCCGCGCTCGCCTACCGCGCCGGGCTCGCCCTCCGCCGCGCCGCGTACGCATGCGGCCTCCGGACGACGCGGACCCTCCCGTGCCGCGTGGTAGCCATCGGTAACCTCACCATCGGCGGCACCGGGAAGACGCCGCTCGTCGAGCTCATCGCGCGGACCCTGAGCGCGCGCGGGCGGCGGGTCGCGATCCTGAGCCGCGGCTACGGCCGGCGGGCATCGGACGGGCCGCGGCTCGTGTCGGACGGGCAGCGCCTCGTCGCGAGCGTCGCAGACGGTGGGGACGAGCCGATCTTGCTGGCGCGCCGCCTGGCCGACGTCCCGGGCGGCGTCCCGATCATCGTGGATCGCGATCGCTTCCGGGGCGGAGCCTTCACTCTGCGTCGCTTCCGGCCCGACGTCCTGCTGCTCGACGACGGCTTTCAGCAGATGCGCTTGCGCAAGGACGTCGAGGTCGTCTGTCTCGACGCGCGCGCCCCGTGGGGCCACCGCGGACTCTTCCCGCGCGGGAGCCTCCGCGAGCCGCCGGCGGCGCTCGGGCGCGCCGATCTACTCGTTCTCACCCATGCCGCCGGACGGCCGGACCTCCGCCACGTCGAGACCGAGCTGCGCGCCCGGGCGCCGTCGGCGCCGCTGGCCCTCGCGAGCTACGAGCCCGAGGCGGTCGAGGATCTGGGCGCCGGCACCGTGACCGGCGTCGGCGTGCTCCGCGGCCGACGTGTCGTGGCGTTCGCCGGGATCGCCGTGCCCGAGAACTTCGCCGCCACCCTCGCCGAGCTGGGCGTGACGCCACTCGACTTCGTCCCGTTCCCCGATCACCACCCGTACGAGCCGGGCGACCTCGCGACGCTGGAGGCCCGCGCGCGCGCCGTCGCGGCCGAGGTGCTCCTGACCACCGAGAAGGATGCCGTCCGCCTCCCGCCGCCGGGGACGCTGCCGGTGTGGGTGCTGCGGGTGCGGCTGCGGCTCCGGGGCGACGCCGCCTGGTGGGCGGTGCTCGACGCGCATCTGGGGACGCCGTGA
- a CDS encoding lysophospholipid acyltransferase family protein encodes MPSRGEAAGGGLTRRDRLVLAGLVAVGRPLIRLLGASLRLTEANREVADRLWAVGGPLIYAAWHGRILMFPYFYGRLRRVHVLASRSRDGELVSRFARAFGFQVVRGSSSRGAASALRLLARLLREQHAEIGVVPDGPRGPRYVAQPGPVLLAKLGRAPILPLGLGASRGTVLASWDEFLIPHPFARIAVVFGEPLVVPEDADREALEHHRQRLEATLSRLTGEADRLVGRRRVSAL; translated from the coding sequence TTGCCGTCCCGGGGTGAGGCGGCCGGGGGTGGACTCACCCGGCGCGACCGGCTCGTCCTCGCGGGACTGGTGGCCGTCGGCCGCCCACTGATCCGGCTCCTCGGCGCCAGCCTCCGTCTCACCGAGGCGAATCGCGAGGTGGCGGACCGGCTGTGGGCGGTCGGCGGCCCGCTGATCTATGCCGCCTGGCACGGCCGGATCCTGATGTTCCCCTACTTCTACGGTCGCCTCCGGCGCGTCCACGTGCTGGCCAGCCGGTCGCGGGACGGGGAGCTCGTCAGCCGCTTCGCCCGGGCCTTCGGCTTCCAGGTCGTCCGCGGCTCGTCCTCGCGCGGGGCCGCGTCTGCCCTCCGCCTCCTGGCCCGGCTGCTCCGCGAGCAGCACGCGGAGATCGGGGTGGTCCCCGACGGCCCGCGCGGGCCGCGCTACGTGGCCCAGCCGGGGCCCGTGCTCCTCGCCAAGCTGGGGCGGGCGCCCATCCTGCCGCTCGGCCTCGGCGCCTCGCGCGGCACCGTCCTGGCGTCGTGGGACGAGTTCCTCATTCCGCACCCGTTCGCGCGCATCGCCGTCGTCTTCGGGGAGCCGCTCGTGGTCCCCGAGGACGCCGACCGGGAGGCGCTCGAGCACCATCGTCAGCGTCTGGAGGCGACCCTGAGTCGCCTCACGGGGGAGGCCGACCGTCTGGTCGGCAGGCGACGTGTATCGGCTCTATAG